Proteins encoded within one genomic window of [Enterobacter] lignolyticus SCF1:
- a CDS encoding outer membrane protein, which produces MRKTTLAISLLIFSSIASAETTKPFDGWYVGGNFGYGSGTNHDVYVVPGNAEASGTPRDIDGTIGGIQAGHYWQLDNNIVLGVETGWQAANISGGISNAESISEYYDQIEINQAFNLNFKAGYAIENWLIYTTAGLTVASMDYARGCYSDPTTTIKDCLDPYDATADGTRVGYNVGAGVEWKFNNSFSAALEYKYTDLGESDAWLASDANTLNDSYARYKTDYQEITFRINYHF; this is translated from the coding sequence ATGCGCAAAACAACTTTAGCTATTTCACTGCTTATTTTTTCCTCTATAGCATCAGCAGAAACTACAAAACCTTTTGATGGTTGGTATGTCGGTGGTAACTTTGGTTACGGTAGCGGAACCAATCATGATGTTTATGTAGTACCCGGGAATGCCGAGGCATCAGGGACGCCACGTGATATTGACGGAACAATTGGCGGCATTCAGGCGGGGCATTACTGGCAATTGGATAATAATATTGTTTTAGGAGTTGAAACAGGTTGGCAGGCTGCTAATATTAGCGGTGGCATCAGCAATGCTGAATCAATTTCAGAATACTATGATCAAATTGAAATTAATCAGGCCTTCAATTTAAATTTTAAAGCCGGTTATGCTATTGAGAACTGGCTTATTTACACTACCGCCGGATTAACAGTTGCCTCTATGGATTATGCACGCGGTTGTTACTCCGATCCAACCACAACCATTAAAGACTGCTTAGACCCGTATGATGCAACAGCCGATGGCACTCGCGTTGGATATAATGTTGGTGCTGGCGTAGAATGGAAATTTAACAATAGTTTTTCAGCCGCTCTTGAGTATAAATACACAGATTTAGGTGAAAGTGATGCATGGTTAGCCAGCGATGCAAACACATTAAATGATAGTTATGCTCGTTATAAAACTGATTATCAAGAAATTACATTCAGAATTAACTATCATTTCTAA
- the efeB gene encoding iron uptake transporter deferrochelatase/peroxidase subunit: MTEQKQDGVNEPSRRRLLKSIGALGGALAISGGCPVAHAAKPSRPADSTATDMRMEAQPFYGQHQAGVLTPQQAAMMVVAFDVLASDRADLERLFRLLTGRIAFLTHGGPAPDTPNPRLPPLDSGILGPYIAPDNLTVTVSLGHSLFDERFGLADKAPKKLQRMTKFPNDALDAALCHGDLLLQICANSQDTVIHALRDIIKHSPDLLSVRWKREGFISDHAARSKGKETPVNLLGFKDGTANPDSGDTALMNEVVWVTPEQGEPAWTVGGSYQAVRIIQFRVEFWDRTPLKEQQTIFGRDKHSGAPLGMQHEHDVPDYASDPNGDVIALDSHIRLANPRTPETQSSLMMRRGYSYSLGVNNAGQLEMGLLFVCYQHDLEKGFLTVQKRLNGEALEEYIKPVGGGYFFVLPGVKDNTRYLAQALLEA, encoded by the coding sequence ATGACAGAGCAAAAACAGGACGGCGTGAACGAACCTTCACGCCGTCGCTTACTGAAAAGCATCGGCGCGCTGGGCGGTGCGCTAGCCATTTCGGGCGGCTGCCCGGTGGCCCATGCGGCAAAACCATCGCGCCCGGCGGACAGTACCGCCACCGATATGCGGATGGAGGCCCAACCGTTTTACGGCCAGCATCAGGCGGGCGTTCTGACGCCGCAGCAGGCGGCAATGATGGTCGTGGCGTTTGATGTGCTGGCGAGCGACCGGGCCGACCTCGAGCGGCTGTTTCGCCTGCTGACCGGGCGTATTGCGTTTCTGACCCACGGCGGCCCGGCGCCTGATACGCCGAACCCGCGCCTGCCGCCGCTGGATTCCGGCATTCTCGGCCCGTATATTGCGCCGGATAACCTGACGGTCACCGTGTCGCTGGGGCATTCGCTGTTTGACGAGCGTTTTGGCCTGGCGGATAAAGCGCCGAAAAAGCTGCAGCGGATGACGAAGTTTCCTAACGACGCGCTGGATGCCGCGCTGTGTCACGGCGACCTGCTGCTGCAGATTTGCGCCAATTCGCAGGACACGGTGATCCACGCCCTGCGCGACATTATCAAGCACTCGCCGGATCTGCTGAGCGTTCGCTGGAAGCGGGAAGGGTTTATTTCCGATCACGCCGCGCGCAGCAAAGGCAAGGAGACGCCGGTCAACCTGCTTGGTTTTAAGGACGGAACGGCTAACCCGGACAGCGGCGATACCGCGCTGATGAATGAGGTCGTGTGGGTCACGCCGGAGCAGGGCGAACCGGCCTGGACGGTGGGCGGCTCCTATCAGGCCGTGCGGATCATCCAGTTTCGCGTCGAGTTCTGGGACCGCACGCCGCTTAAGGAGCAGCAGACCATTTTTGGCCGCGACAAGCACAGCGGCGCGCCGCTCGGCATGCAGCACGAGCACGACGTACCGGATTACGCCAGCGACCCGAATGGCGACGTTATTGCGCTCGACAGCCATATTCGCCTGGCCAATCCGCGTACCCCGGAAACGCAGTCCAGCCTGATGATGCGCCGCGGCTACAGCTATTCGCTCGGCGTCAACAACGCCGGACAGCTGGAGATGGGGCTGCTGTTCGTGTGCTATCAGCACGACCTCGAAAAGGGGTTCCTGACGGTGCAGAAGCGTCTCAATGGCGAAGCGCTTGAAGAGTACATCAAGCCGGTTGGCGGAGGTTATTTCTTTGTTTTACCGGGCGTAAAAGATAACACCCGCTACCTTGCTCAGGCGTTGCTGGAGGCCTGA
- the efeO gene encoding iron uptake system protein EfeO has translation MTINFRRSALQLGIAALFSSAFCAQAADIPQVKITVNDKQCEPMSITVNSGKTQFIIQNHSQKALEWEILKGVMVVEERENIAPGFTQKLTANLQPGDYEMTCGLLTNPKGKLTVKGEATADAAKADAVLVLGDAITQYKAWVSVQTAELVKSTQAFTAAVKAGDLEKAKSLYAPTRQYYERIEPVAELFADLDSSIDAREDDYEKKAADPKFTGFHRLEKALFGDNTTKEMGPYADQLNSDVLELQKRISELAFPPSKVVGGAAGLIEEVAASKISGEEDRYSHTDLWDFQANVDGAQKIVDLLRPQLQKDNGALLAKVDANFKKVDAILAKYRTKDGFETYDKLTDADRNALKGPITTLAEDLAQLRGILGLD, from the coding sequence ATGACGATTAACTTCCGCCGTAGCGCGCTGCAGCTGGGCATTGCTGCGCTGTTCTCTTCCGCCTTCTGCGCGCAAGCGGCCGATATTCCGCAGGTGAAAATCACGGTAAACGACAAGCAGTGCGAGCCGATGAGCATCACCGTGAACTCAGGTAAAACCCAGTTCATTATTCAGAACCACAGCCAGAAAGCCCTCGAATGGGAGATCCTTAAGGGCGTAATGGTCGTCGAAGAGCGCGAGAACATCGCCCCGGGCTTTACCCAGAAGCTGACCGCTAACCTTCAGCCTGGCGACTATGAGATGACCTGCGGCCTGCTGACGAATCCGAAAGGCAAGCTGACGGTAAAAGGCGAGGCGACGGCCGATGCGGCGAAAGCGGATGCGGTGCTGGTTCTTGGCGATGCCATCACCCAGTACAAAGCCTGGGTCAGCGTGCAGACGGCTGAGCTGGTGAAAAGCACCCAGGCGTTTACCGCCGCCGTGAAGGCGGGCGACCTTGAAAAAGCCAAATCCCTCTATGCGCCGACGCGCCAGTACTACGAGCGTATCGAACCGGTCGCCGAGCTGTTTGCCGACCTCGACAGCAGCATCGACGCCCGCGAAGACGACTACGAGAAAAAAGCCGCCGATCCGAAATTCACCGGTTTCCACCGCCTGGAGAAAGCGCTGTTTGGCGATAACACCACCAAAGAGATGGGTCCCTACGCCGACCAGCTGAATAGCGACGTACTGGAACTGCAAAAACGCATCAGCGAGCTGGCGTTCCCGCCGTCAAAAGTGGTCGGCGGCGCGGCGGGCCTGATTGAAGAGGTTGCGGCCAGCAAGATCAGCGGTGAAGAAGATCGCTACAGCCACACCGACCTGTGGGACTTCCAGGCCAACGTCGATGGCGCGCAGAAGATAGTCGACCTGCTGCGTCCGCAGCTGCAAAAGGACAACGGCGCGCTGCTCGCGAAGGTGGACGCTAACTTCAAGAAAGTGGACGCAATTCTGGCGAAATACCGCACTAAAGACGGTTTTGAAACCTACGATAAGCTGACCGACGCCGACCGCAACGCGCTGAAAGGGCCGATCACCACGCTGGCGGAAGATCTGGCGCAGCTGCGCGGGATCCTGGGTCTGGACTAA
- the efeU gene encoding iron uptake transporter permease EfeU, translating into MFVPFLIMLREGLEAALIVSLIASYLKRTQRGRWIGVMWVGVFFAAALCLGLGLFINETTGEFPQKQQELFEGIVAVIAVFILTWMVFWMRKVSRNVKQQLEQAVDNALQKGSSHGWALILMVFFAVAREGLESVFFLLAAFQQDLGIWPPLGAMLGLATAVVLGFLLYWGGVRLNLGAFFKWTSLFILFVAAGLAAGAIRAFHEAGLWNHFQDVAFDFSNVLSTHTLLGTLLEGILGYQEAPSVSEVAMYFIYLIPALVLFAMPPRVATAPSRSAP; encoded by the coding sequence ATGTTTGTTCCATTTCTCATTATGTTACGTGAAGGCCTTGAGGCCGCACTGATCGTCAGCCTCATTGCCAGCTACCTGAAGCGTACGCAGCGGGGCCGCTGGATTGGCGTCATGTGGGTCGGCGTGTTCTTCGCCGCCGCGTTGTGCCTGGGCCTGGGCTTATTCATTAATGAGACGACCGGCGAGTTTCCGCAAAAGCAGCAGGAGCTGTTTGAAGGGATCGTCGCGGTCATTGCGGTATTCATCCTGACCTGGATGGTGTTCTGGATGCGTAAAGTGTCCCGTAACGTGAAGCAGCAGCTGGAGCAGGCGGTGGATAACGCGCTGCAAAAAGGCAGCAGCCACGGCTGGGCGCTGATTCTGATGGTCTTTTTCGCCGTGGCGCGCGAGGGGCTGGAGTCGGTGTTCTTCCTGCTGGCGGCCTTCCAGCAGGATCTCGGCATCTGGCCGCCGCTGGGGGCGATGCTGGGGCTGGCGACGGCGGTGGTGCTCGGTTTTCTGCTCTACTGGGGCGGCGTGCGCCTCAATCTGGGCGCCTTCTTTAAGTGGACCAGCCTGTTCATCCTGTTCGTCGCGGCCGGGCTTGCGGCCGGGGCGATTCGCGCATTTCACGAGGCGGGGCTGTGGAATCACTTCCAGGACGTGGCGTTCGACTTCAGCAATGTGCTTTCCACCCATACGCTGCTCGGTACGCTGCTGGAGGGGATTCTGGGCTACCAGGAAGCCCCGAGCGTTAGCGAAGTGGCGATGTACTTTATTTATCTGATTCCGGCGCTGGTGCTGTTCGCGATGCCCCCGCGCGTCGCGACCGCGCCGTCGCGCTCGGCGCCCTAA
- a CDS encoding NupC/NupG family nucleoside CNT transporter, translated as MSNILHFLLALAVILALAWLVSFDRKKIRLRYILQLIIIEIALAFFFLHAESGLTLIKSVSGVFESLLKFSAQGTNFVFGGMSEKGLAFIFLGVLCPIIFISALIGILQHWRILPIFIRVIGTLLSKVNGMGKLESFNAVSSLILGQSENFIAYKAVLSDLSSRRLFTMAATAMSTVSLSIVGAYMTMLDAKYVVAALILNMFSTFIILSVINPTRPEAEAEIKLEKMHESQSFFEMLGEYILAGFKVAMIILAMLVGFIALISAVNALFSALFGLSFQQILGYVFYPLAWLVGIPLSDALHAGSIMATKLVANEFVAMIELQKIAAQMSPRGLGILSVFLVSFANFASIGIVAGAIKGLNEQQGNSVSRFGLRLVYGATLVSLLSASFAGLVL; from the coding sequence ATGTCTAATATCCTTCACTTTCTTCTGGCACTGGCGGTCATCCTTGCGCTCGCCTGGCTGGTCAGCTTCGACCGTAAAAAAATTCGTCTTCGCTACATTTTGCAGCTCATCATCATTGAAATCGCGCTGGCATTCTTTTTTCTGCATGCCGAAAGCGGATTAACCCTGATTAAATCTGTTTCCGGGGTATTTGAATCGCTGCTGAAATTCTCTGCGCAGGGCACCAATTTCGTCTTCGGCGGAATGAGCGAAAAAGGGCTCGCCTTTATCTTCCTCGGCGTACTGTGCCCGATTATTTTCATTTCGGCGCTGATCGGTATTTTGCAGCACTGGCGCATCCTGCCGATTTTTATTCGCGTCATCGGCACGCTGCTCTCGAAGGTCAACGGCATGGGCAAGCTGGAGTCGTTTAACGCCGTCAGCTCGCTGATTCTCGGTCAGTCAGAGAACTTTATCGCCTACAAGGCGGTGCTCTCCGACCTCTCCTCCCGCCGCCTGTTCACCATGGCCGCCACCGCGATGTCGACGGTATCGCTGTCGATTGTCGGCGCCTATATGACGATGCTGGATGCGAAATATGTTGTCGCGGCGCTGATCCTCAACATGTTCAGCACCTTTATCATTCTGTCGGTGATTAACCCGACGCGACCGGAAGCCGAAGCGGAAATTAAGCTGGAAAAAATGCACGAATCGCAGAGTTTCTTTGAGATGCTCGGCGAATATATTCTGGCAGGCTTCAAGGTGGCGATGATTATTCTGGCGATGCTTGTTGGCTTTATTGCGCTGATAAGCGCCGTTAACGCCCTTTTCTCCGCGCTGTTCGGCTTAAGCTTCCAGCAGATCCTCGGCTACGTCTTTTATCCTCTGGCGTGGCTGGTCGGCATTCCGCTGAGCGATGCCCTGCACGCGGGCAGCATTATGGCTACCAAGCTCGTCGCCAACGAATTCGTCGCAATGATTGAGCTGCAGAAAATCGCCGCGCAGATGTCCCCTCGCGGGCTCGGTATTCTTTCCGTCTTCCTGGTGTCGTTCGCCAACTTTGCCTCTATTGGCATCGTGGCGGGGGCGATTAAGGGGCTGAACGAGCAGCAGGGAAACAGCGTTTCCCGCTTTGGCCTGCGTCTGGTCTACGGCGCGACGCTGGTGAGCCTGCTGTCGGCAAGCTTTGCCGGACTGGTGCTGTAA
- a CDS encoding DUF3574 domain-containing protein: MNLKTGVAAAALALALTGCTTASQKNNSVAMQGCKAENVMQQTTLYFGLSRPAGNDITAQEWQQFVDRDVTPRFRDGLTVFDARGQWLGNDGKVAREQSKALMLIHGTDAQSEASIEALRGIYKSRFAQESVMRVDRPVCVQF; this comes from the coding sequence ATGAATCTTAAAACAGGGGTTGCCGCCGCCGCGCTGGCGCTGGCGTTAACGGGCTGCACTACCGCATCGCAGAAAAATAACAGCGTCGCCATGCAAGGCTGTAAGGCGGAAAACGTGATGCAGCAGACCACGCTTTACTTCGGCCTGAGCCGTCCGGCAGGTAATGACATCACCGCCCAGGAGTGGCAGCAGTTTGTTGACCGCGACGTGACGCCGCGCTTTCGCGACGGCTTAACGGTGTTTGATGCGCGCGGGCAGTGGCTGGGTAATGACGGGAAAGTGGCGCGCGAGCAGAGCAAGGCGCTGATGCTGATCCACGGTACAGACGCGCAAAGCGAGGCCAGCATCGAGGCGCTGCGCGGGATCTACAAATCGCGCTTTGCCCAGGAGTCGGTGATGCGCGTCGATCGACCGGTTTGCGTGCAGTTCTGA
- the putP gene encoding sodium/proline symporter PutP: MAISTPMVVTFLIYIFGMILIGFMAWRSTKNFDDYILGGRSLGPFVTALSAGASDMSGWLLMGLPGAIFISGISESWIAIGLCLGAWVNWKLVAGRLRVHTEANNNALTLPDYFTGRFEDNSRVLRIISALVILLFFTIYCASGIVAGARLFESTFGMSYETALWAGAAATILYTFIGGFLAVSWTDTVQASLMIFALILTPVIVILTVGGFGDSLEVIKQKSIENVDMLKGLNFVAIVSLMGWGLGYFGQPHILARFMAADSHHSIVHARRISMTWMILCLAGAVAVGFFGIAYFNNNPSLAGAVNQNAERVFIELAQILFNPWIAGILLSAILAAVMSTLSCQLLVCSSAITEDLYKAFLRKGASQKELVWVGRLMVLVVALVAITLAANPENRVLGLVSYAWAGFGAAFGPVVLFSVMWSRMTRNGALAGMVIGALTVIVWKQFAWLNLYEIIPGFVFGSIGIVVFSLLDKAPSASMQRRFAEADAHYHSAPPSRLQVE; encoded by the coding sequence ATGGCTATTAGCACACCGATGGTGGTGACTTTTCTTATTTATATATTTGGCATGATCCTGATTGGGTTTATGGCATGGCGTTCGACCAAAAACTTTGACGACTATATCCTCGGCGGCCGCAGCCTTGGGCCGTTTGTCACCGCGCTGTCTGCTGGCGCATCCGACATGAGCGGCTGGCTGCTGATGGGGCTGCCGGGGGCGATTTTCATTTCCGGTATTTCCGAAAGCTGGATCGCTATCGGCCTGTGCCTGGGCGCGTGGGTCAACTGGAAGCTGGTTGCCGGGCGTCTGCGCGTGCACACCGAAGCGAACAACAATGCGCTGACGCTGCCGGATTACTTCACCGGGCGGTTTGAAGACAACAGCCGCGTGCTGCGCATTATTTCCGCCCTCGTTATTCTGCTGTTTTTCACCATTTACTGCGCCTCCGGCATTGTGGCGGGCGCGCGCCTGTTTGAAAGCACCTTCGGCATGAGCTATGAAACCGCGCTGTGGGCCGGTGCGGCGGCAACCATTCTGTATACCTTTATCGGCGGCTTCCTCGCGGTGAGCTGGACGGATACCGTGCAGGCGAGCCTGATGATTTTCGCGCTGATCCTGACGCCGGTGATTGTTATCCTCACCGTCGGCGGCTTTGGCGATTCGCTGGAGGTGATTAAGCAGAAGAGCATCGAAAACGTGGATATGCTCAAGGGGCTTAACTTTGTGGCTATCGTCTCGCTGATGGGCTGGGGGCTGGGCTACTTCGGCCAGCCGCACATTCTGGCGCGCTTCATGGCGGCGGATTCGCACCACAGCATCGTTCATGCGCGTCGTATCAGTATGACCTGGATGATCCTCTGTCTCGCCGGAGCGGTTGCCGTCGGTTTCTTCGGTATTGCGTACTTTAACAATAACCCGTCGCTGGCGGGCGCGGTGAACCAGAACGCCGAGCGCGTGTTCATTGAGCTTGCGCAGATCCTCTTTAACCCGTGGATTGCCGGTATTCTGCTGTCGGCGATTCTGGCGGCGGTCATGTCGACCCTGAGCTGCCAGCTGCTGGTGTGCTCCAGCGCCATCACCGAAGATCTGTACAAGGCTTTCCTGCGTAAAGGCGCGAGCCAGAAAGAGCTGGTATGGGTGGGCCGCCTGATGGTGCTGGTGGTCGCGCTGGTGGCGATTACGCTGGCGGCGAATCCGGAAAACCGCGTTCTGGGGCTGGTGAGCTACGCCTGGGCAGGCTTTGGCGCGGCGTTTGGCCCGGTCGTGCTGTTCTCGGTGATGTGGTCGCGGATGACCCGTAACGGAGCGCTGGCGGGGATGGTTATCGGCGCGCTGACCGTGATTGTCTGGAAGCAGTTCGCCTGGCTGAACCTGTATGAAATCATTCCGGGCTTCGTCTTCGGCAGTATCGGTATCGTGGTATTCAGCCTGCTGGATAAGGCGCCTTCGGCCTCCATGCAGCGGCGTTTTGCCGAGGCGGACGCCCACTACCATTCTGCGCCGCCGTCGCGGCTGCAGGTGGAATAA